One Nicotiana tomentosiformis chromosome 4, ASM39032v3, whole genome shotgun sequence genomic window carries:
- the LOC104118785 gene encoding uncharacterized protein, which produces MATSPTTRTPRYGQSDNTFSTPIFTISSSPSYSSNSSFGSLSTHDHHSPFSPNTPFQFSNKGVPFSWEYIPGIPKQHISRKNSSSSSQLLPLPPPAGNPPNSAKKLQRLRDEFSPRKSASDSFSKDPFFAAFVECSKDQEHHENFSDIWKSSTTSSSKVMASTRSLSDRFGLISMYASCKRTCTVSESIVYLPRSRNYDLLSTRRTSR; this is translated from the coding sequence ATGGCTACTTCCCCAACCACTAGAACTCCAAGATATGGTCAAAGTGACAACACGTTTTCAACCCCAATTTTCACTATTTCTTCTTCACCTTCTTACTCTTCCAATTCTTCCTTTGGATCACTTTCTACACATGATCATCATTCCCCTTTTAGCCCCAACACTCCTTTTCAATTCTCTAATAAGGGAGTGCCATTTTCTTGGGAGTACATTCCTGGAATTCCGAAGCAACATATTTCAAGGAAAAATAGCTCTTCTTCAAGCCAACTTCTCCCATTGCCACCACCAGCTGGTAATCCTCCAAATTCAGCCAAGAAATTACAAAGGTTGCGCGACGAATTTTCTCCGAGAAAGAGTGCTAGTGACAGCTTCAGTAAAGATCCATTTTTTGCAGCATTTGTGGAGTGTTCCAAGGATCAAGAACATCATGAGAACTTTAGTGACATTTGGAAGAGTAGTACTACTTCTTCTTCAAAAGTAATGGCATCAACAAGAAGTTTAAGTGATAGATTTGGATTGATAAGCATGTATGCATCTTGTAAAAGAACTTGTACTGTCTCAGAATCCATTGTTTATCTTCCAAGATCAAGAAATTATGATCTCCTTAGTACTCGTCGAACAAGCCGGTAA